The following coding sequences lie in one Rhodohalobacter barkolensis genomic window:
- a CDS encoding type II secretion system F family protein: MAQFRLKAISSAGKPIKTEFEAQNKKEAQAKIKKLESKNGVQVKALDKKETYVYKVQRPGKAKQSGEQEAYSKEELERALTKLGYKVISVNKKLFDFKGGVPTQDVVTFVSLSSDLLNQQLPYDEILGLLYEDTQNKRMKDVIKEIQKDLKDGKEGEEVYGKHEDVFGKFAAYMLSVASTSGNMAQVFESTAKFLERDAEFKKNLRRSLLMPTVTVLAVVATILFYVGYIFPATAELFLEFDIALPPMTAATLEMSYWLADNWIALTLSFVIPIAVFIWYVRTPKGKLFLDKYIIKIPVIGDLLHKTSIEIFARVFFTLYSGSGQNIDVIRVASEACRNSYMEKQIKEIAIKRMLKDGAGLVESIEDTGVFTTTAISRFRLGAESGALKENAKQLAEYYEIQTTYKMESVIDTINLFINLFIMVALIAITVVSSESALIDMNPQ; the protein is encoded by the coding sequence ATGGCCCAATTTCGTTTAAAAGCAATTTCCTCTGCCGGTAAACCCATTAAAACCGAGTTTGAAGCCCAGAATAAAAAAGAGGCGCAGGCTAAGATTAAAAAACTGGAGTCCAAGAATGGAGTTCAGGTAAAAGCACTGGATAAAAAGGAGACCTATGTCTATAAGGTTCAGCGGCCCGGAAAGGCGAAGCAATCGGGTGAGCAGGAGGCCTACAGTAAGGAAGAGCTGGAACGCGCATTGACCAAGCTGGGTTATAAAGTTATCAGCGTCAATAAGAAGCTCTTTGATTTTAAAGGCGGTGTGCCCACGCAGGATGTTGTAACATTTGTTAGCCTGTCTTCCGACCTTTTAAACCAGCAGCTTCCCTACGATGAAATTCTGGGACTTCTCTATGAGGATACACAGAACAAGCGTATGAAGGACGTGATTAAGGAGATTCAGAAAGACCTGAAAGACGGTAAAGAGGGGGAAGAGGTATACGGAAAGCATGAGGATGTTTTTGGAAAGTTTGCGGCATATATGCTCAGTGTGGCGTCTACATCCGGTAACATGGCTCAGGTTTTCGAAAGTACGGCAAAATTCCTGGAGAGGGATGCTGAATTTAAAAAGAACCTGAGGCGATCGCTGTTGATGCCAACCGTGACGGTTCTGGCTGTAGTGGCAACCATTCTTTTTTATGTGGGATATATCTTCCCGGCCACCGCTGAACTCTTTCTGGAGTTCGACATTGCCCTGCCACCTATGACCGCAGCGACTCTGGAGATGAGTTACTGGCTTGCGGATAACTGGATCGCCTTGACACTTTCATTTGTGATACCGATAGCAGTCTTTATATGGTATGTGAGGACCCCCAAAGGAAAGCTTTTCCTGGATAAGTATATCATCAAAATACCGGTCATTGGAGACCTGCTCCATAAAACAAGTATTGAGATTTTTGCGCGTGTATTCTTCACGCTATACAGTGGGTCCGGACAAAATATTGATGTGATACGGGTAGCGTCGGAAGCTTGTCGTAACTCCTATATGGAAAAACAGATTAAAGAGATTGCCATAAAACGAATGCTGAAGGATGGTGCCGGCCTTGTAGAGTCGATTGAGGATACCGGAGTTTTCACTACCACGGCGATCAGTCGGTTCCGCTTGGGAGCGGAGTCCGGTGCGTTGAAAGAGAACGCAAAACAGCTGGCCGAGTATTATGAAATTCAGACAACCTACAAGATGGAATCGGTCATCGATACCATTAACCTGTTTATCAACCTCTTCATTATGGTTGCGCTGATTGCCATTACGGTGGTATCGTCCGAGTCTGCCCTGATTGATATGAATCCGCAGTAA
- a CDS encoding O-antigen ligase family protein, with the protein MKKVSIIICTVFLIFGTYPHLSDFSLYDSKRILQLAVLTIIGLFFCVIGIVSKRSYINFTINNLKFKNRILGLNFVLVVLLFSTSVSILLSNYPEKAVVDVLFHLILLLLAYLVSSTFLKEHYWLGKVIYITALSYVGLYIVLFIGNYISSFLNPLISVWPNNVDYSIDIGDISMLGKEVLFFVNRRFFNHTQTWTFPLIIGLFVFFKRSKDYKNFTPLIFIIISLWWMMLFQSGGRGTTLSIFVAAAFLWAFSRKDFTPFVRPLIVSSLAGWGLKYLLFDLPFSGSGQAVLRTQNNRTFRWEGALEVWWENPFFGIGPGHYGEIGPTQFVGHPHNYYLQILSEWGVFAFICISILFFVAASFAWKKFEETKPGSTNRLNFLVMSWVFIAACCHAFFSGVMHTPLSQMWLVLILAWFIGYYKREYNYKFKTDRVPVMAYVISLAIVLYIVIPDVLTLSDMYQAYAEQYPGQSLYPRFWGQGLFPVE; encoded by the coding sequence ATGAAAAAAGTTTCTATAATAATATGTACTGTATTTTTGATATTTGGGACTTATCCCCATTTATCAGATTTTAGTCTTTACGATAGTAAAAGAATACTTCAACTTGCTGTATTAACTATTATTGGGCTTTTTTTTTGTGTAATTGGAATAGTCAGTAAGCGAAGTTATATAAACTTTACGATTAATAACCTAAAATTTAAAAATCGAATTCTTGGTTTAAATTTTGTTTTAGTAGTTCTACTTTTTAGTACATCTGTATCAATTCTTTTAAGTAATTATCCAGAAAAAGCAGTTGTTGATGTGCTTTTCCATCTAATATTGCTATTACTCGCCTATTTAGTTTCTTCAACATTTTTAAAAGAACATTATTGGCTTGGTAAGGTTATTTATATAACTGCCTTGAGCTATGTTGGTTTATATATAGTCTTATTTATAGGCAATTACATATCATCCTTTTTAAATCCACTTATTTCAGTCTGGCCGAATAATGTTGATTACTCTATAGATATCGGTGACATATCGATGTTGGGAAAAGAAGTACTTTTCTTCGTAAATCGAAGATTTTTTAATCACACCCAAACATGGACATTTCCACTAATCATTGGTCTTTTTGTTTTCTTTAAGAGATCAAAAGATTATAAGAACTTCACACCCTTAATCTTTATTATCATATCTCTGTGGTGGATGATGCTGTTCCAATCAGGAGGTCGTGGTACCACATTAAGTATTTTTGTAGCAGCTGCGTTTTTATGGGCATTTTCCCGGAAAGACTTTACACCATTCGTAAGACCCTTAATAGTTTCATCATTAGCCGGATGGGGACTTAAATATTTACTATTTGATCTCCCGTTTTCCGGTTCTGGCCAGGCAGTACTTAGAACCCAAAATAATCGAACATTCCGATGGGAGGGAGCGTTGGAAGTATGGTGGGAAAACCCATTCTTTGGTATTGGACCGGGACACTATGGGGAAATTGGTCCTACTCAATTTGTTGGTCACCCGCATAACTACTATTTGCAGATTTTAAGTGAGTGGGGTGTTTTTGCCTTTATCTGTATTTCAATACTTTTTTTTGTTGCAGCATCTTTTGCGTGGAAAAAGTTTGAGGAGACAAAGCCTGGGTCAACAAACCGTCTAAATTTTCTTGTGATGAGCTGGGTGTTTATTGCCGCCTGTTGTCACGCTTTTTTTAGCGGTGTAATGCATACACCATTAAGCCAGATGTGGCTGGTTCTGATTCTGGCGTGGTTTATTGGATATTACAAAAGAGAATACAACTATAAGTTCAAGACCGATCGAGTTCCGGTGATGGCTTATGTTATTTCATTGGCAATTGTACTGTACATTGTCATACCTGATGTGCTAACTCTGTCCGATATGTATCAAGCCTATGCAGAGCAGTATCCGGGCCAAAGTTTGTACCCAAGGTTTTGGGGACAGGGCCTTTTTCCTGTCGAATAA
- a CDS encoding ATP-binding protein, with amino-acid sequence MKFKLGSQWLENREKVTGLLHRVLDENGQAEKYLFEVGDDITIFKEGEPLNNIYILLSGDVQLYKKKPYNDVQFPLQHLQSGSLIGIISFMTGLPSLTTAKTREACRFLKIPKKDVNHLIDIHPELDGYLDELIMANLLERYRQTIILQMKLDSVNSKLQNERNELKQAYKDLQSAQQALVHQEKMATLGQLVAGFAHEVNNPTAALLRSTDTLERHLIDLMNKLYEDGESELHQTGKQFFKLGRNAGFPDTKTIRERSSKLKEIFPEVKNSQIRLIAQMPDGYADLLQKVTEGDSEKIQYLLDQFEFGKMFQNIETAGERIAGLVKSLKSYSRSDTEDKYEWIDLREGIHDTLQLTSNRIKYYDLYLDLQEIPEIRADAAGLNQVWTNIILNASDAMGKQGSLDIRCGTSEDEELGKVIWVGFQDSGPGIPEELLDKIFDPKFTTKQTGAKFGLGLGLSISRDIIRQHGGEITAENLKEGGARFTVTIPLKSEY; translated from the coding sequence ATGAAATTTAAGCTCGGTTCACAATGGCTGGAAAATCGTGAGAAGGTCACGGGACTTCTTCACAGGGTATTGGATGAAAATGGTCAGGCCGAGAAATATCTGTTTGAGGTGGGGGATGATATCACCATTTTCAAAGAGGGAGAACCCCTCAACAATATTTATATTCTTCTTTCGGGGGATGTACAGCTCTACAAAAAGAAACCCTACAATGATGTTCAGTTCCCGTTACAGCATCTGCAATCCGGTTCACTGATAGGTATTATCTCCTTTATGACCGGTCTTCCGTCGCTAACTACGGCCAAAACCCGTGAAGCCTGTCGATTTCTAAAAATTCCCAAAAAGGACGTCAACCATCTGATCGATATTCATCCGGAACTTGACGGTTATCTGGATGAGTTGATCATGGCAAATTTACTGGAGCGGTATCGGCAGACCATCATCCTGCAGATGAAGCTTGATTCGGTAAACAGTAAACTACAGAACGAGCGAAATGAATTAAAGCAGGCATATAAGGATCTGCAGAGTGCCCAACAGGCATTGGTTCACCAAGAGAAGATGGCCACACTGGGACAGCTTGTGGCGGGATTTGCCCATGAGGTGAACAATCCGACCGCAGCACTGTTGCGCTCAACAGATACGCTGGAAAGGCATCTAATTGATTTGATGAATAAACTGTATGAAGATGGAGAATCAGAACTCCATCAAACGGGAAAGCAGTTCTTCAAGCTTGGGCGAAATGCAGGGTTTCCGGACACAAAGACGATCCGGGAGCGATCTTCAAAGTTAAAAGAGATCTTCCCTGAGGTGAAAAATTCACAGATACGTTTGATTGCGCAGATGCCGGACGGATATGCGGATCTATTACAAAAAGTAACGGAGGGGGATTCAGAAAAGATACAGTATCTGCTGGATCAGTTTGAATTTGGCAAGATGTTCCAGAATATCGAAACGGCGGGTGAGAGGATTGCCGGTTTAGTGAAGTCGTTAAAAAGTTACAGTAGGTCCGATACTGAGGATAAATATGAATGGATTGACCTTAGGGAGGGAATACACGATACGCTGCAGCTGACCAGCAATCGCATCAAATATTACGATCTCTATCTGGATCTGCAGGAGATACCCGAGATCAGAGCGGATGCCGCCGGGCTGAACCAGGTGTGGACCAATATCATTTTGAACGCTTCTGATGCGATGGGCAAACAGGGCAGCCTGGATATTCGTTGCGGGACGAGTGAGGATGAAGAGCTTGGTAAAGTGATTTGGGTGGGTTTTCAGGATTCCGGTCCCGGTATTCCCGAAGAGTTGCTAGATAAAATATTTGACCCCAAATTTACAACCAAGCAGACCGGGGCGAAATTCGGGCTTGGATTGGGGTTATCCATCTCCAGAGACATTATCCGTCAGCACGGAGGAGAAATCACAGCCGAAAACTTAAAAGAGGGCGGTGCCCGGTTTACGGTTACGATTCCTTTAAAATCGGAGTATTAA
- a CDS encoding response regulator, which produces MKPEIYILVVEDEPEVLDSIVRDITEFEDYFTVEMADTAEEAESLIDEITGRDGKIGLILCDHVLPGKNGVELLVEMQKNEKTISTRKVLITGQAGLDETVKAVNEADLKHYIAKPWEKKDLVDITRKLLTDFVLEEVKDPLPFMQILDSERIAESLRTGRKITDQ; this is translated from the coding sequence ATGAAACCTGAAATCTATATTTTGGTTGTTGAGGATGAACCGGAAGTTCTGGATTCCATTGTGCGGGACATTACGGAATTTGAGGATTACTTTACCGTAGAGATGGCCGATACGGCTGAGGAGGCAGAATCACTCATTGATGAAATTACCGGCAGGGACGGGAAAATTGGTTTGATTCTGTGCGACCATGTTTTGCCTGGAAAAAATGGGGTGGAGCTGTTGGTTGAAATGCAGAAGAACGAAAAGACCATCTCCACACGAAAAGTACTGATTACCGGTCAGGCCGGACTGGATGAGACCGTAAAAGCTGTGAATGAGGCCGATCTGAAACACTACATTGCCAAACCCTGGGAGAAAAAAGATCTGGTTGATATCACCCGAAAACTATTGACAGACTTTGTATTGGAAGAGGTGAAGGATCCGCTTCCATTTATGCAGATACTCGACTCAGAACGAATCGCTGAAAGCCTCAGAACCGGTCGGAAAATAACGGATCAATGA
- a CDS encoding SLC13 family permease, with amino-acid sequence MDKIKLTGLVLGIVGFSIPLLITFPGLSLAGHLALSIFLLAAVFWMFETIPIYSTSILVILLEVLLLSAEGFISFGSGSGYDPVPFSRFVATLANPIIILFLGGFVLADAAVKYNFDKNMTRILLKPFGTDPKMIMFGLMAVTAFLSAFMSNTATTAMMVTVIIPILAKMEMSDPARISIALSIPFAANIGGVATPIGTPPNAVVIAALNQQGLAIEFGSWMLYALPLALIMLAFTWFLLVKLHPPAVHSIPLEMKGEWKTTGHAWILYVIFGVTVLLWVTESLHGIQSSIVALLPVAVLTLTQTFEKEDIRNLPWEVLWLIAGGISLGIAMSETGLAEWIVGSISWDQMSYVMLLSVFAVVAILMSNFLSNTVTASLLIPLGITLATSGVISGPASTLIIGLIIALSTSFAMVLPISTPPNAIAVSTGVVETKDMIIAGTIIGVVAIILVIIMTNFYWPYIL; translated from the coding sequence ATGGATAAAATAAAGCTCACGGGACTTGTTTTAGGGATTGTTGGATTCTCAATCCCGTTACTCATAACCTTTCCGGGATTGTCGCTGGCCGGACACCTCGCCCTCAGTATTTTTCTGCTTGCTGCTGTATTCTGGATGTTTGAAACGATCCCCATCTATTCCACATCAATTCTGGTTATTCTGCTTGAGGTTTTACTGCTCAGCGCAGAAGGTTTTATCTCCTTCGGTTCAGGTTCCGGTTACGATCCCGTACCGTTCAGCCGGTTTGTGGCTACATTGGCCAATCCGATTATCATACTTTTTCTCGGGGGGTTTGTGCTGGCAGATGCTGCCGTGAAGTACAATTTTGATAAAAACATGACCCGAATTCTTCTCAAACCATTCGGTACAGATCCTAAAATGATCATGTTTGGTTTGATGGCTGTAACGGCATTTTTGTCCGCGTTTATGAGTAATACCGCCACCACGGCCATGATGGTTACCGTGATTATTCCAATCCTCGCGAAGATGGAGATGAGTGATCCGGCACGCATCAGTATTGCATTGTCCATACCATTTGCGGCCAACATCGGTGGAGTGGCCACGCCGATAGGTACACCTCCCAACGCGGTTGTTATTGCTGCACTCAATCAGCAGGGTCTGGCGATCGAGTTTGGCAGCTGGATGCTCTACGCTCTGCCACTGGCCCTCATAATGCTTGCTTTTACGTGGTTTCTGTTGGTTAAACTACACCCACCGGCTGTTCACTCTATTCCACTGGAAATGAAAGGGGAGTGGAAAACCACCGGACACGCATGGATTTTGTATGTCATTTTTGGCGTTACCGTACTGCTGTGGGTTACAGAAAGTCTGCACGGCATACAGAGCAGTATTGTTGCGCTGTTACCGGTTGCGGTACTGACCCTCACTCAGACATTTGAAAAAGAGGATATTCGAAACCTTCCCTGGGAGGTACTCTGGCTCATTGCCGGTGGAATTTCACTCGGAATCGCGATGTCGGAAACCGGGCTGGCAGAATGGATTGTGGGAAGCATTAGCTGGGATCAAATGTCCTACGTTATGCTGCTAAGTGTATTTGCAGTTGTAGCCATTTTGATGTCAAACTTCTTGTCGAACACGGTTACCGCATCCCTGCTTATTCCGCTGGGTATTACTTTAGCAACATCCGGTGTTATCAGCGGACCGGCATCCACGTTGATTATCGGTTTGATTATCGCCTTGAGCACCAGTTTTGCCATGGTACTTCCGATCTCGACGCCTCCCAATGCCATTGCAGTCAGTACCGGAGTGGTAGAAACAAAAGATATGATCATTGCCGGTACAATTATTGGCGTAGTAGCCATTATATTGGTGATAATAATGACTAACTTTTATTGGCCCTATATACTCTAA
- a CDS encoding CoA-disulfide reductase, whose protein sequence is MVKDKLVVIGGDAAGMSAASKVRRAQPDREIVVFERGNHTSYAACGMPYFIAGQIETSDQLIARKPEVFREKQNIDVRIRHEVIEIDTEKKRVRVKNLGDHSKFWESYDELLIATGASPIRPDFEGIDSDGIFALSTLQSGINVFDYIEKNSPKRATIIGGGYIGIEMAEALLDLNMDVTLFDMAPQVMTTMDKDMTEIISEYMIEKGVHVYLNEKLEKFDSKDGRVDAVQTDQRKIEADLVILGMGVKPNSEIAKNAGIKTGVKGAIHVDKKLRTSVEGIWAAGDCAESFHLVKQEQTWIALGTIANKHGLFAGINLSGGDIEFPGVCGTAITKFQDLEISRTGLNEQEANEMGIQYESSMIESRTRSGYYPGSDKISVKLIAEKVSGKLLGGQIVGFSGSAKRIDTIATAITAGMSAQDLVDLDLSYAPPFSPVWDPVQTAARTLV, encoded by the coding sequence ATGGTAAAAGACAAATTAGTGGTCATCGGAGGAGATGCTGCCGGAATGAGTGCCGCATCAAAAGTGAGAAGAGCACAACCGGACAGGGAAATTGTGGTATTTGAAAGGGGAAATCACACGTCATATGCGGCTTGTGGAATGCCATACTTTATCGCCGGACAAATCGAGACCTCGGATCAGCTGATCGCCCGGAAACCTGAAGTTTTCAGAGAGAAACAGAATATTGATGTACGGATACGACACGAGGTCATTGAAATTGATACGGAGAAGAAGAGAGTTCGTGTTAAAAATTTGGGAGATCACTCAAAGTTCTGGGAATCATATGATGAATTGCTAATAGCTACGGGAGCATCACCGATCCGTCCCGATTTTGAAGGTATAGATTCGGATGGAATATTTGCACTGAGTACCCTTCAGAGCGGAATCAACGTTTTTGATTACATCGAAAAAAATAGTCCCAAAAGAGCTACGATAATCGGTGGCGGCTATATCGGTATTGAAATGGCCGAAGCACTGCTGGACCTGAATATGGATGTGACGCTTTTTGATATGGCTCCCCAGGTGATGACAACGATGGATAAAGATATGACTGAAATCATATCGGAGTACATGATTGAAAAGGGAGTTCACGTGTATCTTAATGAAAAGCTTGAAAAGTTTGATTCAAAAGATGGGAGAGTTGATGCTGTTCAAACAGACCAAAGAAAGATTGAGGCCGATCTGGTTATTTTGGGGATGGGAGTAAAACCCAATAGCGAGATTGCAAAGAACGCCGGAATTAAAACCGGTGTGAAAGGAGCCATTCATGTGGATAAAAAATTGAGAACCTCTGTTGAGGGAATCTGGGCAGCAGGGGACTGTGCCGAATCATTTCATCTGGTCAAACAAGAACAGACATGGATTGCATTGGGTACGATTGCCAATAAACACGGTTTGTTTGCCGGGATTAATCTGAGTGGCGGAGATATTGAGTTTCCGGGAGTTTGCGGGACAGCAATTACCAAGTTCCAGGACCTGGAGATCTCAAGAACAGGGCTGAATGAACAAGAGGCAAATGAAATGGGGATTCAGTATGAATCGTCCATGATTGAAAGCCGGACACGCTCCGGTTACTATCCCGGAAGTGATAAAATTTCGGTCAAACTGATTGCAGAAAAGGTGAGTGGGAAACTTTTAGGCGGACAAATTGTTGGGTTTTCCGGTTCAGCCAAAAGAATTGACACCATTGCCACTGCAATAACAGCCGGAATGAGTGCACAAGATTTAGTTGACCTGGATCTCTCTTACGCCCCACCATTCTCTCCGGTCTGGGATCCGGTACAAACAGCCGCCAGAACGTTGGTTTGA
- a CDS encoding DUF4168 domain-containing protein — MTFKYLSVIALALSMLACQSEQSEQGEAMTEQAPQEQQGEMQGQFDQQQAAPQVEVTDEELEEFVDVSTVAQEIQMEAQTDMVTVVEDEGLDVETYNVIAEARYNGQSDEELDVSADDLEKFDSASDRIGEMEEELDEKMAEAIEAEGMDMERFMELNMALQQDQELQQRVQQMMMDSQTNQQQQQQMNPEGS, encoded by the coding sequence ATGACTTTTAAATATTTATCTGTAATCGCGTTGGCATTAAGTATGTTGGCTTGCCAGTCAGAGCAGTCGGAACAGGGTGAAGCCATGACGGAACAGGCCCCACAGGAACAGCAAGGTGAAATGCAGGGACAATTTGACCAGCAACAAGCTGCACCTCAAGTAGAAGTGACTGATGAAGAGCTTGAAGAATTTGTGGATGTATCTACAGTTGCTCAGGAGATTCAGATGGAAGCTCAAACGGATATGGTCACCGTTGTAGAGGATGAAGGGTTGGATGTTGAGACCTATAACGTCATCGCAGAAGCACGGTATAATGGACAGTCTGATGAAGAATTGGATGTTTCCGCTGATGATCTGGAAAAATTTGATTCTGCTTCTGATCGAATTGGTGAGATGGAAGAGGAACTGGATGAAAAAATGGCCGAAGCGATCGAGGCTGAGGGAATGGACATGGAACGGTTCATGGAGTTGAACATGGCACTGCAACAGGATCAGGAATTACAGCAACGTGTTCAGCAGATGATGATGGATTCACAAACGAATCAGCAGCAACAGCAACAAATGAATCCTGAAGGATCATAG